The nucleotide sequence ATTCCAACTACAAATGTATTAGCAGTGGTTATAAACGCATTCTGTAAGGCAACTAAAATATTGCAAACTCTGTGTCCCGTGGCCAGTCGCCAAACTCTGGAGGCATTTTGTTCACAGAGCGAGACGACAAACTGATCGTTGTGTGTAATCATCAGCTGAGATATCCTTTGTCCATTAATGCGGAAGATATTTTCGCCGGTAATGGTGTGCCATACATATTGGCTACATTTGTCATCTGATGTAATCATTATTTCTCCAGAAGAGGTCAGCACACAGTTTTCAACAATACCTTCATGCTTGAACACAGCTTCAATGAATCCAGTGCTGAAGTTCCACTTATGTACAGATTCTGATCCATCCAGTGTATAAATTAATTCACCTCTGGTTGGCAACACCAGTCTTTGGATGGGTTTGCCAGATTTGTCAATATTGGACATAGCAGTTATGATATCTATATCCCAGATAGAAAGGACACCACTGGTGGATAAGGATAGCAGCATGTTATGGTGACTGGGTTTAATTAGTCTGACTATGGTTCCTGAGATTTCCTGTAAGCTTGCCATACACTGTCCTGTATCTCTCCTCCAAACAAAAATGGCTGAGGTATTTTCCATAGAAGCAATTATACAGTCACCGTTTTTGGATAACACAGCAGATATAAAGCGCTCATTGTGTTTTGCTCTGAACTTTTCAGCCACTTTCCACATGCCAGTGTCGAGAAGTTCTATACTGAGTGCCTTACAAATTAAAATTGCACTTTGGTCTTCAGAAAGTTCAATGCTGACAACTTCGCTGTCTTCTTTCCTGCAATCGAAGTCATCTGTCAGTTGGGGATTTGTGATTTCCTCAGTGTTCCAAACTGAAAGGCCACCCTCATTGTCCACCATCACCATTTCTTGAGCAGTGTCCAGAACAAGAAGAAATTTCACAAATCCACCTGAAAATTCAGAGGTCACGGTGGACAGTTTCTCTCCACTTCCTAAGTGAAATATAGTGGTGGTGTTAAGGTACTGTCCGCAGAATGCATAGACTCCATCTGGAGAACACTGTACACAAGTCACTTCATACCAGCAGTGGAAGTGATAAAGAGGCCACCCATAAAGTAGATCTATTACAGTAACATCTTTGCTGGCTTCCAGCCAAGCAAGTGCATGATTAATGGACAGTGTAAATCCATTTATAAAATTTGAGCTTCCCCCAATTCCACAATGTTTTGATCCCTTAATTTCTACTTCAGACAAAAGACAGGAATTTTGATTATCGTAAATCAAAAGTGTGTTCTTTGTTGTAGCCACTACAAGATATTTTTCATCATTTGTAAGTTTGATCCCTAAGATAACAGATTGAGCTGTTGTAATTTGCCTTAATAGCTGGCGAGTCTCTGCATCCCAAGTACTGATGGAGCCATTTTCCAGAGCAGCAATGACTGTATTTGGATTAAAAGTAGGCAGGATCTCCGTGACCTGCATACAACTGGATGACAAGGGTAGTCGCTCGGGGCTGTAAGTCACATCCATGGAGGAGTGCAAAGGAACGATAGAGCAGTATTTGGGTCCATCTTTGTCACATTCTAAAAGAAGGTGTCTCAATTTAGGCAATGAGCTGACAACTGGAAGGAGCCTCTGTTGCAATTCAGCAGAGAGTGAACCTGGATATTTTGTTACTTTGAACTTTATACTGCGAAGGGTACTTGCCAGAAATTTCAGCTCCTTTTCTTGTGAATAGTTATAAGCCAGTTCTATGTCAGAAAGTGCTTTGTCAAACTGTCCTATTTTAATCATTGTGTACAGCCAGCTGAAGTTCATAATGACACCATACAGCAGATCGTCTGATCTTCCACATCTTGTCAAGTGATACAAAAGTTCTGTCATTTTCCTGTGATTGACAAAAAAGATGTCAGGCTCTAATGGATTACACTGAAAGACCCACGGCTGATCAGGTGCTTGCCTGTCAAAAGAGGTGAGATCCATACAGTGCTTCTCCTCATCATTCATGCTTCTACTGTTATTGTCAAGGCACCCATTCAAATACTGATCTTGGCTGTAAAAAGATTTCCTTCTTCCACCTGACCAAACACCGAGGAAGTACTCTGCCATGATTGTATGCATTTCATGTACATCTTCCTCACTGTGGAGATACAGTTTCTGGGCAATAAGCTGCAGGTGCCTATTTGCCCACACTAGAAGTGTTACATTTTTCACTTGCCGCTCTATCAAGTATCCCTTTAAGCCCTCCTTAAGCCTTGCAATGTATATGTACGGTACCCTCAATGGGTTACATTGCCTGACACTATCATTTAGCTCATACATAACACTGTTGTCAAGAGCTAAAATATCTTCCAATTCCATTTCACTCAGGCCAGATTTGGACATTGTGATGTAGCCCAGTGCTCTGGACAACAGCTTTAGCCCACACTTGTTTTCTAATGACCAAAATAACTGCTCGATGCTTTCATGAACAGTGACACAAAGGGAGGACTCATCAACATCTTTGTGAGATCTCCAGTTCCTAACCTCTCTGAAGGTTAAGTTTACAAACATAGGCAGTGTGCACTTTGAAAAAGCTTCATTGACATAAATTTGTTGCCCTGatgttacttttcttttaacatGCAACAGCTGATGTTTCAGTACTTGGCTGCACATCTTTCTGTCTCTTGAAATCAACTCAATGTAGTTGTCCTCTTCATGAATAAGGCACCTCAGTTTTTGCAGGATCCCATGTTTGTTCGGCAGTGTTGACATGATTATCCGTACTGAACGGGGAAGGTGAATGGGGAGCCACCATAGTTTCCTAGCATCATCGTTATCTGAAAGCTGCTCTAGGGCATCAAATATTATAACCAGTGGTCTGTGAAATGAAGACTCATTCAACAGATTTATAAACAAGTCCCGAAGATCATGAATCTTTTTAGGGTAACTTTGTACTAGGCAACGGTAATTAATTGCTAATTGTTCACAAATACTTTGAAGCAGATTCTTAAGATCTGTACTCATTTCTGTGGATCCCAAAAATCTTATAACTACCACAGGGTCAGATTCTGGTCCCATCTCTTCCTGCAGCCAAGTATAAGCCTATAATGTAGAAGCATAATTTAGTTAATGTCTAAATTAACAGAGCCAAGTGAAGCACAATAACAGAGCACATAATTGTTTTACGTATGGTTTTATAAACAGCATTAATTTGTTGGAAAACATAAGTTTATTTTTGAAGTGTTCCTGTCCGAGTGGAAATGTTCTAAATAGTGGGGTTATAGAAAGTGTTAATATTATACATCACAAATGAAATATTAGATTATATGTCATCTTTAACTCAAGCAATATTGCCAGAGCACTCAGTAATACAGAAGTGGAGCTGCGATTTTCAGTGGAGACAAGTTCACAGACATATGAAATGTGCTCCTCACACTTCACCATGATAATCTAGTTAATGATTGGATAGGCATATGTGAACTAAACGActtctgaaattttgaaataaacacaAATCATGGAACTTCTGAAGCAATTCAAGAGGATCTGAAACAAACTAGCATGTCTTGGAAATGTGCTTTACTTGTAAGACCGATACCATATAATCATTAAATGGTGTCACATCTTTATAACACCAGGGAACAGGAAGGGAGGGACTAATGATGTTACGATGGTGTATTTGTAAAGTTGTTTATTTCACAAATAAATTAATTCTTACCAGTGATCTAGGAATTGgatgaaatatttgcatttccttAGAAAGCTCTACTAACAATTATGTTTTGGCTGGAAATATAATATGGAGATGTGGCTACTAGGATATACACTGCCTCTTTCCTGAATAAATATCCAGTAATGTGCAGAAGACTGGATTTATTGTCTGTATCAAAGACTAATCTTAGATCTGTTGATACCACAATATGGAAAATGGGAATTAATCTGGTCTACATTTACTGCCTCTATTAAGATTagcatataataaaatatattggtttttattttttaccttCTTTGCCGCTTCAGCTAATAAAAGGGTTTTTCCAGTGCATGGTCCTCCATATATGATAAGAGGGTTAATATGTCCTGTTTTGCTGTGCAGAGTGTATTTGTGAACTATGTTTAGCGCCTCACACCTGTACTCATAGAAAGAGGAGTACGTTTTACATAATGAAGAGTGTTGAAGGACTTCATCATAAAGCAAGTCTGTCTCAGTGTCAAAATTCTGTTGTACTGTTGCCTGAATTATATCAATCATGTCTTCATAGAACTGTTTACCAAGTCCTTCAATGTAGTGGTTCTCTACTTCTTGTGAATAACCAAGTTTCATGTCACAATGAGTAACAGAAGTGTATACTCTCAGATTAGATGCTGCAACAATAGTAGGAATAAATTCATCCCGGAGTTTGATCAATTTCTCATGGGCTTCTGGATCCCGCAGAACTTTCCCACCTATATGAATTACATCCATGTATTTTCCCATCTCTGGAATTTTAACAAAACGTTCAATGTTGGCAATTTTCCGAATGTAACAGACACACTTCTTCAGGAAAGCTGGTGTTTGTTTTCCCAAGGCAAAATCAAGCTCATCTTCAACAGCTGgagggaataaaaaaagaaaataggaaaaCTGTTAACTTCCTTCAaaacaaacagaggaaaaaaatctctgttcCCTCTagatgaacaaacaaacaaaaaatactgtATGCAAAATGTATCAGGTGCAGTTTTATTTAGTACTAGCTATAATACAGGACTCAGCCTCAAGCATGTATAAATTTACTTTTCTCCTCTTTTAAATTATGTGTGAGAAATGACAATCAAAAATATACTTTGATAATTGTGGAAATATTGCTAGGCTAGATTATGAATGGGTGCATAGATATAGAATATTTTGTGTACGTATTCTGAACTTTACCAGAGGAAAGATATCTCTTTGCTTGGCtgtgtttcatttttcctttttcatgcAGCAACTTCACAGCAGTCTTAAAAATCTTCTTAATCTCTTCTGATATGTCCTTCCATTTGTTCTCATTCATAGAATTTGAAGATGattccatcttttaaaaatattcatagtTAAACAGTAGCTGTAACATCAGTTTCTACAACTTCAGAAAGCAAAGGATTAATATTTAAGGTAATGATATACACAAGAAAGGAGAATACAGTTAATAATATaatgcatacatttaaaaaaaaccctccaataTATTCACTCTTAACCTTTTATATTGGACAGATCATAATTTTACATTATAAGTTGTCCTGAATATAAAACATAAGACTTCCTGACATAGTGCACAAAACTAAAATGTGAACATTATTCAGGGGGTAAATAAGAATAACCAGTAAAATATGAAGAGAAAGTGGGTTT is from Chelonia mydas isolate rCheMyd1 chromosome 4, rCheMyd1.pri.v2, whole genome shotgun sequence and encodes:
- the NWD2 gene encoding NACHT and WD repeat domain-containing protein 2 isoform X5, which encodes MESSSNSMNENKWKDISEEIKKIFKTAVKLLHEKGKMKHSQAKRYLSSAVEDELDFALGKQTPAFLKKCVCYIRKIANIERFVKIPEMGKYMDVIHIGGKVLRDPEAHEKLIKLRDEFIPTIVAASNLRVYTSVTHCDMKLGYSQEVENHYIEGLGKQFYEDMIDIIQATVQQNFDTETDLLYDEVLQHSSLCKTYSSFYEYRCEALNIVHKYTLHSKTGHINPLIIYGGPCTGKTLLLAEAAKKAYTWLQEEMGPESDPVVVIRFLGSTEMSTDLKNLLQSICEQLAINYRCLVQSYPKKIHDLRDLFINLLNESSFHRPLVIIFDALEQLSDNDDARKLWWLPIHLPRSVRIIMSTLPNKHGILQKLRCLIHEEDNYIELISRDRKMCSQVLKHQLLHVKRKVTSGQQIYVNEAFSKCTLPMFVNLTFREVRNWRSHKDVDESSLCVTVHESIEQLFWSLENKCGLKLLSRALGYITMSKSGLSEMELEDILALDNSVMYELNDSVRQCNPLRVPYIYIARLKEGLKGYLIERQVKNVTLLVWANRHLQLIAQKLYLHSEEDVHEMHTIMAEYFLGVWSGGRRKSFYSQDQYLNGCLDNNSRSMNDEEKHCMDLTSFDRQAPDQPWVFQCNPLEPDIFFVNHRKMTELLYHLTRCGRSDDLLYGVIMNFSWLYTMIKIGQFDKALSDIELAYNYSQEKELKFLASTLRSIKFKVTKYPGSLSAELQQRLLPVVSSLPKLRHLLLECDKDGPKYCSIVPLHSSMDVTYSPERLPLSSSCMQVTEILPTFNPNTVIAALENGSISTWDAETRQLLRQITTAQSVILGIKLTNDEKYLVVATTKNTLLIYDNQNSCLLSEVEIKGSKHCGIGGSSNFINGFTLSINHALAWLEASKDVTVIDLLYGWPLYHFHCWYEVTCVQCSPDGVYAFCGQYLNTTTIFHLGSGEKLSTVTSEFSGGFVKFLLVLDTAQEMVMVDNEGGLSVWNTEEITNPQLTDDFDCRKEDSEVVSIELSEDQSAILICKALSIELLDTGMWKVAEKFRAKHNERFISAVLSKNGDCIIASMENTSAIFVWRRDTGQCMASLQEISGTIVRLIKPSHHNMLLSLSTSGVLSIWDIDIITAMSNIDKSGKPIQRLVLPTRGELIYTLDGSESVHKWNFSTGFIEAVFKHEGIVENCVLTSSGEIMITSDDKCSQYVWHTITGENIFRINGQRISQLMITHNDQFVVSLCEQNASRVWRLATGHRVCNILVALQNAFITTANTFVVGMTKNKVLAVSLWTGSITKKFCCDDGATIVNIKLIPDCPDIVVFITSTETVNIWSLTEEVICRRVQLPSNFLKDLEDFEISPNGKLGILSRGDENINVLDLHSGKLRVVHAPGIIWRQRLSRDGRYLVYICFRNEEDDDNGAISSLIVMRLADGKNIGACSLYKTPTFLSLSQRHLNIIVGFDDGSIGTYTVVDRVDAALKIKIATSNSRQIFSNATQVIRPKCHNYSFKVNADCIWRESTEVFARDSPITVTDPETSETTTPKKHNYCYDKVCAAIDCRGHNFAADN
- the NWD2 gene encoding NACHT and WD repeat domain-containing protein 2 isoform X1 codes for the protein MWPAGAAGRLPCPRDSALRRAAFSGNLSALPSHLAPSGRSVRVFISANPEDTVAERSTLREHVCPKLREFCRENYGLELQVIDLYWGIETEEWDSPELQKTRMKLLEDCLKTSAGPCFVGLVGEKYGTIRIPGEVESSEFEMILDAAVEAKLETRILEEWYCRDENAVPPAYYLRPKSEMLKNNHNTMESSSNSMNENKWKDISEEIKKIFKTAVKLLHEKGKMKHSQAKRYLSSAVEDELDFALGKQTPAFLKKCVCYIRKIANIERFVKIPEMGKYMDVIHIGGKVLRDPEAHEKLIKLRDEFIPTIVAASNLRVYTSVTHCDMKLGYSQEVENHYIEGLGKQFYEDMIDIIQATVQQNFDTETDLLYDEVLQHSSLCKTYSSFYEYRCEALNIVHKYTLHSKTGHINPLIIYGGPCTGKTLLLAEAAKKAYTWLQEEMGPESDPVVVIRFLGSTEMSTDLKNLLQSICEQLAINYRCLVQSYPKKIHDLRDLFINLLNESSFHRPLVIIFDALEQLSDNDDARKLWWLPIHLPRSVRIIMSTLPNKHGILQKLRCLIHEEDNYIELISRDRKMCSQVLKHQLLHVKRKVTSGQQIYVNEAFSKCTLPMFVNLTFREVRNWRSHKDVDESSLCVTVHESIEQLFWSLENKCGLKLLSRALGYITMSKSGLSEMELEDILALDNSVMYELNDSVRQCNPLRVPYIYIARLKEGLKGYLIERQVKNVTLLVWANRHLQLIAQKLYLHSEEDVHEMHTIMAEYFLGVWSGGRRKSFYSQDQYLNGCLDNNSRSMNDEEKHCMDLTSFDRQAPDQPWVFQCNPLEPDIFFVNHRKMTELLYHLTRCGRSDDLLYGVIMNFSWLYTMIKIGQFDKALSDIELAYNYSQEKELKFLASTLRSIKFKVTKYPGSLSAELQQRLLPVVSSLPKLRHLLLECDKDGPKYCSIVPLHSSMDVTYSPERLPLSSSCMQVTEILPTFNPNTVIAALENGSISTWDAETRQLLRQITTAQSVILGIKLTNDEKYLVVATTKNTLLIYDNQNSCLLSEVEIKGSKHCGIGGSSNFINGFTLSINHALAWLEASKDVTVIDLLYGWPLYHFHCWYEVTCVQCSPDGVYAFCGQYLNTTTIFHLGSGEKLSTVTSEFSGGFVKFLLVLDTAQEMVMVDNEGGLSVWNTEEITNPQLTDDFDCRKEDSEVVSIELSEDQSAILICKALSIELLDTGMWKVAEKFRAKHNERFISAVLSKNGDCIIASMENTSAIFVWRRDTGQCMASLQEISGTIVRLIKPSHHNMLLSLSTSGVLSIWDIDIITAMSNIDKSGKPIQRLVLPTRGELIYTLDGSESVHKWNFSTGFIEAVFKHEGIVENCVLTSSGEIMITSDDKCSQYVWHTITGENIFRINGQRISQLMITHNDQFVVSLCEQNASRVWRLATGHRVCNILVALQNAFITTANTFVVGMTKNKVLAVSLWTGSITKKFCCDDGATIVNIKLIPDCPDIVVFITSTETVNIWSLTEEVICRRVQLPSNFLKDLEDFEISPNGKLGILSRGDENINVLDLHSGKLRVVHAPGIIWRQRLSRDGRYLVYICFRNEEDDDNGAISSLIVMRLADGKNIGACSLYKTPTFLSLSQRHLNIIVGFDDGSIGTYTVVDRVDAALKIKIATSNSRQIFSNATQVIRPKCHNYSFKVNADCIWRESTEVFARDSPITVTDPETSETTTPKKHNYCYDKVCAAIDCRGHNFAADN
- the NWD2 gene encoding NACHT and WD repeat domain-containing protein 2 isoform X2, which encodes MWPAGAAGRLPCPRDSALRRAAFSGNLSALPSHLAPSGRSVRVFISANPEDTVAERSTLREHVCPKLREFCRENYGLELQGLVGEKYGTIRIPGEVESSEFEMILDAAVEAKLETRILEEWYCRDENAVPPAYYLRPKSEMLKNNHNTMESSSNSMNENKWKDISEEIKKIFKTAVKLLHEKGKMKHSQAKRYLSSAVEDELDFALGKQTPAFLKKCVCYIRKIANIERFVKIPEMGKYMDVIHIGGKVLRDPEAHEKLIKLRDEFIPTIVAASNLRVYTSVTHCDMKLGYSQEVENHYIEGLGKQFYEDMIDIIQATVQQNFDTETDLLYDEVLQHSSLCKTYSSFYEYRCEALNIVHKYTLHSKTGHINPLIIYGGPCTGKTLLLAEAAKKAYTWLQEEMGPESDPVVVIRFLGSTEMSTDLKNLLQSICEQLAINYRCLVQSYPKKIHDLRDLFINLLNESSFHRPLVIIFDALEQLSDNDDARKLWWLPIHLPRSVRIIMSTLPNKHGILQKLRCLIHEEDNYIELISRDRKMCSQVLKHQLLHVKRKVTSGQQIYVNEAFSKCTLPMFVNLTFREVRNWRSHKDVDESSLCVTVHESIEQLFWSLENKCGLKLLSRALGYITMSKSGLSEMELEDILALDNSVMYELNDSVRQCNPLRVPYIYIARLKEGLKGYLIERQVKNVTLLVWANRHLQLIAQKLYLHSEEDVHEMHTIMAEYFLGVWSGGRRKSFYSQDQYLNGCLDNNSRSMNDEEKHCMDLTSFDRQAPDQPWVFQCNPLEPDIFFVNHRKMTELLYHLTRCGRSDDLLYGVIMNFSWLYTMIKIGQFDKALSDIELAYNYSQEKELKFLASTLRSIKFKVTKYPGSLSAELQQRLLPVVSSLPKLRHLLLECDKDGPKYCSIVPLHSSMDVTYSPERLPLSSSCMQVTEILPTFNPNTVIAALENGSISTWDAETRQLLRQITTAQSVILGIKLTNDEKYLVVATTKNTLLIYDNQNSCLLSEVEIKGSKHCGIGGSSNFINGFTLSINHALAWLEASKDVTVIDLLYGWPLYHFHCWYEVTCVQCSPDGVYAFCGQYLNTTTIFHLGSGEKLSTVTSEFSGGFVKFLLVLDTAQEMVMVDNEGGLSVWNTEEITNPQLTDDFDCRKEDSEVVSIELSEDQSAILICKALSIELLDTGMWKVAEKFRAKHNERFISAVLSKNGDCIIASMENTSAIFVWRRDTGQCMASLQEISGTIVRLIKPSHHNMLLSLSTSGVLSIWDIDIITAMSNIDKSGKPIQRLVLPTRGELIYTLDGSESVHKWNFSTGFIEAVFKHEGIVENCVLTSSGEIMITSDDKCSQYVWHTITGENIFRINGQRISQLMITHNDQFVVSLCEQNASRVWRLATGHRVCNILVALQNAFITTANTFVVGMTKNKVLAVSLWTGSITKKFCCDDGATIVNIKLIPDCPDIVVFITSTETVNIWSLTEEVICRRVQLPSNFLKDLEDFEISPNGKLGILSRGDENINVLDLHSGKLRVVHAPGIIWRQRLSRDGRYLVYICFRNEEDDDNGAISSLIVMRLADGKNIGACSLYKTPTFLSLSQRHLNIIVGFDDGSIGTYTVVDRVDAALKIKIATSNSRQIFSNATQVIRPKCHNYSFKVNADCIWRESTEVFARDSPITVTDPETSETTTPKKHNYCYDKVCAAIDCRGHNFAADN
- the NWD2 gene encoding NACHT and WD repeat domain-containing protein 2 isoform X4; this encodes MILDAAVEAKLETRILEEWYCRDENAVPPAYYLRPKSEMLKNNHNTMESSSNSMNENKWKDISEEIKKIFKTAVKLLHEKGKMKHSQAKRYLSSAVEDELDFALGKQTPAFLKKCVCYIRKIANIERFVKIPEMGKYMDVIHIGGKVLRDPEAHEKLIKLRDEFIPTIVAASNLRVYTSVTHCDMKLGYSQEVENHYIEGLGKQFYEDMIDIIQATVQQNFDTETDLLYDEVLQHSSLCKTYSSFYEYRCEALNIVHKYTLHSKTGHINPLIIYGGPCTGKTLLLAEAAKKAYTWLQEEMGPESDPVVVIRFLGSTEMSTDLKNLLQSICEQLAINYRCLVQSYPKKIHDLRDLFINLLNESSFHRPLVIIFDALEQLSDNDDARKLWWLPIHLPRSVRIIMSTLPNKHGILQKLRCLIHEEDNYIELISRDRKMCSQVLKHQLLHVKRKVTSGQQIYVNEAFSKCTLPMFVNLTFREVRNWRSHKDVDESSLCVTVHESIEQLFWSLENKCGLKLLSRALGYITMSKSGLSEMELEDILALDNSVMYELNDSVRQCNPLRVPYIYIARLKEGLKGYLIERQVKNVTLLVWANRHLQLIAQKLYLHSEEDVHEMHTIMAEYFLGVWSGGRRKSFYSQDQYLNGCLDNNSRSMNDEEKHCMDLTSFDRQAPDQPWVFQCNPLEPDIFFVNHRKMTELLYHLTRCGRSDDLLYGVIMNFSWLYTMIKIGQFDKALSDIELAYNYSQEKELKFLASTLRSIKFKVTKYPGSLSAELQQRLLPVVSSLPKLRHLLLECDKDGPKYCSIVPLHSSMDVTYSPERLPLSSSCMQVTEILPTFNPNTVIAALENGSISTWDAETRQLLRQITTAQSVILGIKLTNDEKYLVVATTKNTLLIYDNQNSCLLSEVEIKGSKHCGIGGSSNFINGFTLSINHALAWLEASKDVTVIDLLYGWPLYHFHCWYEVTCVQCSPDGVYAFCGQYLNTTTIFHLGSGEKLSTVTSEFSGGFVKFLLVLDTAQEMVMVDNEGGLSVWNTEEITNPQLTDDFDCRKEDSEVVSIELSEDQSAILICKALSIELLDTGMWKVAEKFRAKHNERFISAVLSKNGDCIIASMENTSAIFVWRRDTGQCMASLQEISGTIVRLIKPSHHNMLLSLSTSGVLSIWDIDIITAMSNIDKSGKPIQRLVLPTRGELIYTLDGSESVHKWNFSTGFIEAVFKHEGIVENCVLTSSGEIMITSDDKCSQYVWHTITGENIFRINGQRISQLMITHNDQFVVSLCEQNASRVWRLATGHRVCNILVALQNAFITTANTFVVGMTKNKVLAVSLWTGSITKKFCCDDGATIVNIKLIPDCPDIVVFITSTETVNIWSLTEEVICRRVQLPSNFLKDLEDFEISPNGKLGILSRGDENINVLDLHSGKLRVVHAPGIIWRQRLSRDGRYLVYICFRNEEDDDNGAISSLIVMRLADGKNIGACSLYKTPTFLSLSQRHLNIIVGFDDGSIGTYTVVDRVDAALKIKIATSNSRQIFSNATQVIRPKCHNYSFKVNADCIWRESTEVFARDSPITVTDPETSETTTPKKHNYCYDKVCAAIDCRGHNFAADN
- the NWD2 gene encoding NACHT and WD repeat domain-containing protein 2 isoform X3, with translation MKLLEDCLKTSAGPCFVGLVGEKYGTIRIPGEVESSEFEMILDAAVEAKLETRILEEWYCRDENAVPPAYYLRPKSEMLKNNHNTMESSSNSMNENKWKDISEEIKKIFKTAVKLLHEKGKMKHSQAKRYLSSAVEDELDFALGKQTPAFLKKCVCYIRKIANIERFVKIPEMGKYMDVIHIGGKVLRDPEAHEKLIKLRDEFIPTIVAASNLRVYTSVTHCDMKLGYSQEVENHYIEGLGKQFYEDMIDIIQATVQQNFDTETDLLYDEVLQHSSLCKTYSSFYEYRCEALNIVHKYTLHSKTGHINPLIIYGGPCTGKTLLLAEAAKKAYTWLQEEMGPESDPVVVIRFLGSTEMSTDLKNLLQSICEQLAINYRCLVQSYPKKIHDLRDLFINLLNESSFHRPLVIIFDALEQLSDNDDARKLWWLPIHLPRSVRIIMSTLPNKHGILQKLRCLIHEEDNYIELISRDRKMCSQVLKHQLLHVKRKVTSGQQIYVNEAFSKCTLPMFVNLTFREVRNWRSHKDVDESSLCVTVHESIEQLFWSLENKCGLKLLSRALGYITMSKSGLSEMELEDILALDNSVMYELNDSVRQCNPLRVPYIYIARLKEGLKGYLIERQVKNVTLLVWANRHLQLIAQKLYLHSEEDVHEMHTIMAEYFLGVWSGGRRKSFYSQDQYLNGCLDNNSRSMNDEEKHCMDLTSFDRQAPDQPWVFQCNPLEPDIFFVNHRKMTELLYHLTRCGRSDDLLYGVIMNFSWLYTMIKIGQFDKALSDIELAYNYSQEKELKFLASTLRSIKFKVTKYPGSLSAELQQRLLPVVSSLPKLRHLLLECDKDGPKYCSIVPLHSSMDVTYSPERLPLSSSCMQVTEILPTFNPNTVIAALENGSISTWDAETRQLLRQITTAQSVILGIKLTNDEKYLVVATTKNTLLIYDNQNSCLLSEVEIKGSKHCGIGGSSNFINGFTLSINHALAWLEASKDVTVIDLLYGWPLYHFHCWYEVTCVQCSPDGVYAFCGQYLNTTTIFHLGSGEKLSTVTSEFSGGFVKFLLVLDTAQEMVMVDNEGGLSVWNTEEITNPQLTDDFDCRKEDSEVVSIELSEDQSAILICKALSIELLDTGMWKVAEKFRAKHNERFISAVLSKNGDCIIASMENTSAIFVWRRDTGQCMASLQEISGTIVRLIKPSHHNMLLSLSTSGVLSIWDIDIITAMSNIDKSGKPIQRLVLPTRGELIYTLDGSESVHKWNFSTGFIEAVFKHEGIVENCVLTSSGEIMITSDDKCSQYVWHTITGENIFRINGQRISQLMITHNDQFVVSLCEQNASRVWRLATGHRVCNILVALQNAFITTANTFVVGMTKNKVLAVSLWTGSITKKFCCDDGATIVNIKLIPDCPDIVVFITSTETVNIWSLTEEVICRRVQLPSNFLKDLEDFEISPNGKLGILSRGDENINVLDLHSGKLRVVHAPGIIWRQRLSRDGRYLVYICFRNEEDDDNGAISSLIVMRLADGKNIGACSLYKTPTFLSLSQRHLNIIVGFDDGSIGTYTVVDRVDAALKIKIATSNSRQIFSNATQVIRPKCHNYSFKVNADCIWRESTEVFARDSPITVTDPETSETTTPKKHNYCYDKVCAAIDCRGHNFAADN